TGGATGGCCCAGACGACGAGCGATTGGCCGCGACGGAGGTCGCCGGCGGCGAAGACCCCTTCGATGCTCGTCATGTAGTTGGCATCGGCCTTGACGTTGCCGCGTGGATCAAGTTCTAGACCGAGATCGGCGATCGGGCCCTTTCGCTCCGGGCCGAGGAAGCCCATCGCCAGCAGAACCAATTGGCAGGGCCAGACCTGCTCGCTCCCCGGCACTTCGCGCATCGACTGCCGGCCATTGGCATCGGCGACCCATTCGACGCGCACGGTAGTGAGGCTCTCGACCTGTCCATTCGAATCGCTGCTGAACTGCTTGGTCAAGATGCTCCACTCGCGCTGGCAGCCTTCCTCTTGCGAGGTGCTTGTCCGCAGGATCATCGGCCAGAGCGGCCAAGGTGAATTGGCGGGGCGCTCGCTGGCCCGCGGATAGTTGCCGACGTCCGGCGGCTGCGGCAGCAGCTCGAATTGCGTGAGGCTGCGGCGGCCCTGGCGATTCGAGGTGCCGTCGCAGTCGCTCCCCGTGTCGCCGCCGCCGATCACGATCACGTCCTTCCCGGTCGCCAGGATTTGGTTCGGAACCTCGTCTCCCTGATTGCGAGCATTCTGCTGCGGCAGGAATTCCATCGCGAAATGGATCCCCATGAGATCGCGGCCAGGGATCGGCAGATCGCGAGCGGCCGTCGCGCCGCCGGCAAGCAAGATCGCGTCGTACTCGTCGCGCAGCTCCGCGGTCGGCACATTCACGCCAATGTTGGAATTGCAGCGGAACTCGATCCCTTCGGCCTCCATCTGCTTGATTCGCCGCCAGACGTGCGATTTCTCCAGCTTGAAATCCGGGATGCCATACATCAACAGCCCGCCCGGCCGATCGGCCCGCTCGAAAACCGTCACCAGATGGCCCGCGCGGTTCAATTGCTGCGCGGCGGCCAATCCGGCGGGACCGGAGCCGATCACCGCCACGCGCTTGCCGGATCGTTCCATCGGCGGCTCGGGCACTTGCCAGCCTTCGGCAATCGCGCGGTCGGCAATCGCCATTTCGATCTGCTTGATGGCCACCGGGTCTTCGTTGATTCCAAGCACGCAAGCCGCTTCGCAAGGGGCTGGGCAAACGCGCCCGGTGAACTCAGGAAAGTTATTGGTCGCGTGCAGCCGCTCGAGCGCCTCGCGCCAATGGTCGCGATGCACCAGATCGTTCCAGTCGGGGATGATGTTCCCGAGCGGGCAGCCTGTGTGGCAGAACGGCACGCCGCAATCCATGCACCGCGCACCTTGCAGCTTCAGCTCGTCGGTCGAGAGGACCTGGAGAAACTCGTTGAAGTGCTTGAGCCGCTCGGGGACCGGCTCTTTGCCGTAAGTCCGCCGCGGGTACTTCATGAATCCGCGCACGTCGCCCATCTACGACCTCTCGCTTGCCATTTGCCGCTGGTTACTTGCCACCGTCCGATCCCCGTTGGAGCCGTTATCGCCGTTGGTTGCGGCAAGCTCGGCGGCCTTCTGCATTTCCGCTAGCGCTCGCTTGTAATCGACCGGCATGATCTTGACGAACTTTGGAGCCAGCCGGTCCCAGTTCTCGATCACATACTGCCCGCGGCTGGAGTCGGTGTATTCGATGTGACGGCGGACCATGCCCTGGATATAGTCGAATTCTTCGGGGGTCGGTTCTTCCAATTCGACCATCTCGCGGTTGACCAGGTTGGGGAATCGGCCCTCTTCGTCGAGCACATAGGCGATTCCGCCGCTCATTCCGGCGGCGAAATTGCGGCCCGTCTCTCCGAGGATAATCGCCCGGCCGCCGGTCATGTATTCGCAGCCATGATCGCCGACCCCTTCGACCACCGCATGGGCGCCGCTATTTCGCACGCAGAATCGCTCGCCGGCGATGCCGCGCAGGAAAACCTCGCCGCTCGTGGCCCCGTAGAGCACGACGTTGCCGGCGATGATGTTCTCCTCGGCCTTGAAGGTGGCCTCGCGCGGCGGGTAGACAATGATCCGTCCGCCGGAGAGTCCCTTGCCGCAGTAGTCGTTCACGTCTCCTTCCACGCGGACCGTGATGCCGTGCACTCCGAAGGCCATCAGGCTTTGCCCGGCCGTTCCTCTGAAATTGAGCTGGATCGTTTCGTCATTCTTGAAGCCGCCGCCGCCGAACCGCCGCGTCACTTCGCTCGAAAGAATCGTGCCCACGGTGCGATTGATGTTGCGAATCGGCAGGTTGACGCTGACCGGCGTCTGGTCGTCAAGCGCCGGCCGGCAGAGGTCCAAGAGCTGCGTCACGTCCAGCGAGCGTTCGAGGCCGTGATCCTGCGGCTCGCAATGATACGTCTTCACGGTCGGCGGCACTTCCGGCTTATAGAGTACTTTCGAGAAATCGAGCCCCGAGGCCTTCCAATGCCGGATCGCCTTCCGCGTGTCGAGCCGATCGACGCGGCCGACCATTTCGTTGATCGTGCGGAAGCCGAGCCGAGCCATGACTTCGCGCATCTCCTCCGCCAGGAGGAAAAAGAAGTTGACGGCATAATCCGGCTTGCCGGCGAATTTTTTCCGCAGCTCGGGGTCTTGCGTGGCGATGCCGACTGGGCAGGTATTCAGATGGCATTTGCGCATCATGATGCAACCGATCGTGACGAGTGCGGCGGTCGCAATGCCCCATTCCTCGGCCCCCAAGAGCGTGGCGATCACCACGTCCTTCGCTGTGCGGATCATGCCGTCGGTCTGGACGACAATCCGCCCGCGAAGATCGTTTTTCACGAGCACCTGATGCGTTTCAGCCAAGCCGAGTTCCCACGGGAGGCCGGCGTGCTTGATCGAGGTCTGCGGGCTGGCCCCCGTGCCGCCGTCGTGGCCGCTGATGAGCACGACGTCGGATTTCCCCTTCGACACGCCGGCCGCGACCGTGCCGACGCCCACTTCGGCCACCAGCTTGACGCTGATCCGGGCCTTCGAGTTGCCGTTCTTCAGGTCGTGGATCAATTGAGCCAGGTCTTCGATCGAATAGATGTCGTGATGCGGCGGGGGAGAAATAAGGCCGACGCCGGGCGTGCTATGCCGGATGCGGGCGATTTCCTTATCGACCTTGTGGCCGGGCAACTGGCCCCCTTCGCCGGGCTTCGCTCCTTGGGCCATCTTGATCTGGAGTTCCTGTGCGTTGACGAGATACTCGCTAGTGACGCCGAACCGCCCGCTGGCAACTTGCTTGACGGCACTGGCACGGTAGTCACCGTTGGCGTCGCGCTGGTAGCGGGCCGAGTCCTCGCCCCCTTCGCCCGTGTTGCTCTTGCCGCCGATCCGGTTCATCGCGATGGCGAGCGTCTCGTGGGCCTCCTTCGAGATCGAGCCATACGACATCGCCCCGGTCGCAAACCGCTTGACGATTTCCTTGGCTGGCTCGACTTCATCGAGCGGAATTGGCTGGCCGGCCCATTTGAAATCGAGCAGCCCGCGAAGCGTGAGCAGCCGAGTGCCTTGCTCGTCGATCAGCCGGCAATAGTTCTTGAATTCTTCGCGGCTGTTGATTCGTGTCGCTTGTTGCAACTTGGCGACAACGTCGGGGCTGAGCATGTGCGCCTCCCCTTTACGTCGCCATTGATATTGGCCTCCCACGTCGAGCCCGAGCGTCTGCGGCACTTCGGTGCGCGGATAGGCATGCTCGTGGCGGCGCAGCGATTCCTCGGCGACCCCCTCCAACCCGATCCCTTCGATCCGGGTCGCCGTCCAAGTGAAATACTCATCGACGAACGGCGTGGCCAGACCGATCG
This genomic window from Pirellulales bacterium contains:
- a CDS encoding glutamate synthase subunit beta; its protein translation is MGDVRGFMKYPRRTYGKEPVPERLKHFNEFLQVLSTDELKLQGARCMDCGVPFCHTGCPLGNIIPDWNDLVHRDHWREALERLHATNNFPEFTGRVCPAPCEAACVLGINEDPVAIKQIEMAIADRAIAEGWQVPEPPMERSGKRVAVIGSGPAGLAAAQQLNRAGHLVTVFERADRPGGLLMYGIPDFKLEKSHVWRRIKQMEAEGIEFRCNSNIGVNVPTAELRDEYDAILLAGGATAARDLPIPGRDLMGIHFAMEFLPQQNARNQGDEVPNQILATGKDVIVIGGGDTGSDCDGTSNRQGRRSLTQFELLPQPPDVGNYPRASERPANSPWPLWPMILRTSTSQEEGCQREWSILTKQFSSDSNGQVESLTTVRVEWVADANGRQSMREVPGSEQVWPCQLVLLAMGFLGPERKGPIADLGLELDPRGNVKADANYMTSIEGVFAAGDLRRGQSLVVWAI
- the gltB gene encoding glutamate synthase large subunit → MSEIESHSQPRPHEGMYDPANEHDACGVGFVVNIKGQRSHDILRSGLEILVNLSHRGACGCDPLTGDGCGVLTQMPDELLRDKMGEIDVALPPRGEYGAGAVFLPRDEAQRLFCQRRLEELIAEEGQTFLGWREVPVDNRALGWLARSVEPVIQQLFIGRGAETPADMFEWKLYVIRKRIENEVRLSDLSEKMQFYIPSLSSRVMIYKGLMQPEQAEGFYRDLSDERYQTALALVHQRYSTNTFPTWDLAHPFRYLAHNGEINTLRGNINWMHAREGILASDKYGPDLKKIFPICTPQASDSAIFDNVLELLVLTGRTLPQAMSMLIPEPWAGHESMPDELKAYYEYQACLLEPWDGPASMAFTDGAMIGACLDRNGLRPSRYWVTKGGYVVMASEAGVVEMPPDRVEYKGRLRPGRMFLIDTAQGRIIADDEIKRGLASRQPYRQWLNENQIKLDDLDDAPKPKTNGQHDEPLLKLQRTFGYTLEDLRIIMGPMATDGQEPVGSMGNDTPLAVLSDRPQLLYNYFKQLFAQVTNPPLDAIREEIITSMITTIGSEGNLLEETPGQCALLRLERPVLSNAELAKIKNLESGRIRSRTLSILFPRADGVEGMRRRLHELRDEASRAIKEGIAILILSDRGVGRDWAPIPALLATSNIHHHLIREETRTRCGIVVETAEARETQHFALLTAYGAGAVNPYLALATIEAMHADGYLPGDFTSKQLQKNYIKAATKGLLKVISKMGISTQQSYRGAQIFEAIGLATPFVDEYFTWTATRIEGIGLEGVAEESLRRHEHAYPRTEVPQTLGLDVGGQYQWRRKGEAHMLSPDVVAKLQQATRINSREEFKNYCRLIDEQGTRLLTLRGLLDFKWAGQPIPLDEVEPAKEIVKRFATGAMSYGSISKEAHETLAIAMNRIGGKSNTGEGGEDSARYQRDANGDYRASAVKQVASGRFGVTSEYLVNAQELQIKMAQGAKPGEGGQLPGHKVDKEIARIRHSTPGVGLISPPPHHDIYSIEDLAQLIHDLKNGNSKARISVKLVAEVGVGTVAAGVSKGKSDVVLISGHDGGTGASPQTSIKHAGLPWELGLAETHQVLVKNDLRGRIVVQTDGMIRTAKDVVIATLLGAEEWGIATAALVTIGCIMMRKCHLNTCPVGIATQDPELRKKFAGKPDYAVNFFFLLAEEMREVMARLGFRTINEMVGRVDRLDTRKAIRHWKASGLDFSKVLYKPEVPPTVKTYHCEPQDHGLERSLDVTQLLDLCRPALDDQTPVSVNLPIRNINRTVGTILSSEVTRRFGGGGFKNDETIQLNFRGTAGQSLMAFGVHGITVRVEGDVNDYCGKGLSGGRIIVYPPREATFKAEENIIAGNVVLYGATSGEVFLRGIAGERFCVRNSGAHAVVEGVGDHGCEYMTGGRAIILGETGRNFAAGMSGGIAYVLDEEGRFPNLVNREMVELEEPTPEEFDYIQGMVRRHIEYTDSSRGQYVIENWDRLAPKFVKIMPVDYKRALAEMQKAAELAATNGDNGSNGDRTVASNQRQMASERS